The sequence below is a genomic window from Pleurocapsa sp. PCC 7327.
ACCAAAAAAATCTTACTCGGTCGAGCAGATTTTATTTTAGGGTATATTGGGGCTAGGTAAAGGAATATGGCAAACAAACAAAAGTTTCCTTATTTATTGGGATCGAAGTGGACGGCGAAGCAAACGACTTGGGGATGGCGACATTTTCAAGTAATTAACCGCAGAGATCGAGGGCAATGGGTTTTTGCTGAAATGGTCGCTTCCTGCGATCCGAACGTTCGCTTTTGGATTAATGCCAAACAGCTCCAAGATAAATCCCTTTGGCAAGCCGGTTGGCAAACTTTGGCAGAAATGAATCGATTGGAAGAAATAGAAGGTATTTAGCTTAATTAAACTAAAAATAACCTAAAAATGACTAATGACCAATGACAAATTTTTTTAGGGACAAGGGAAAAGGAGAAGGGGGAAAAATGAAAATTTCCTTTCCCCTTTTCCCCTTAACCTTTCCCCCAATCCCCATGGCAGATGACCAATAACTAATGACAAATAACAATTATCTTTCCTGCCCTTTTGCCCAAATTTCTTGAAGTAATGGGGGAATATTTGCATTTAATCGTCCGGCTCGAATAAACTCGGCATAGGTATCGGCTTCGATTTCTAATAATTGTTCTCGCAGTTGTTCCATATCGAGCGATCGCAGTTGAGCGTACTGCGTTTGTAGCTTTTGAATATTTTCTTCTACTGTCTCCAGTTGCCCTTTGATTAATTCTTTTTCCTGACGGTACAATTCGGGATCGACACCGGGAGAATTATCGAGTTTGGCTAAATAATCTAACACTCGCTTGAGGGCAACTCGACGGGCAAGCAATTCTGAATATTGTTGCCGAAGGGGGCGATCGCCAATTAACTCCAGTTTTTCGAGTAAAAATTTTGTCGTCAATCCCTGAAATAATAGGGTAAATAAAACTACGCCAAAGACAGTTTCTATAATTTCTTGTCTTTCTATTAACGTTGCGGGTACGCTCAAAGCTAGGGCAATGGAGACAGAACCTCTCAATCCCGCCCACCATAAAACCGTCTGTTCTCTTAAAGTAATTTTAGTATTTGCCATCCAATTACTCAAACTTGCCAAGCCATAAATAGCAATACTTCTCGTCACGATG
It includes:
- a CDS encoding TIGR02450 family Trp-rich protein gives rise to the protein MANKQKFPYLLGSKWTAKQTTWGWRHFQVINRRDRGQWVFAEMVASCDPNVRFWINAKQLQDKSLWQAGWQTLAEMNRLEEIEGI